From a region of the Procambarus clarkii isolate CNS0578487 chromosome 2, FALCON_Pclarkii_2.0, whole genome shotgun sequence genome:
- the LOC138365627 gene encoding zinc finger protein 626-like: protein MTTKIMIRTGDKPHKCPECPAKFKDFSTLTWHMFVHSKNNPNKCPKCEKKFKKPIGLRHHLLIHSDDRPHECPKCERKFKNDGTLRHHMLVHSEDRHHECPECGKRFKDPRILKNHLLVHSEDRPHECPECEKRFKSSGTLKRHLLVHSDKLHQCPECARQLKNHHNMKRHMLLHMNDEPHKCPDCGKSYSFCGNMKKRVKVNTGDTSHKCEKSQLTNMKRQEKVHSDDRVNRCPSEQHEAEEASVPQNMLVKFENESDEFSRSNKCNGVDVH from the coding sequence ATGACAACTAAAATAATGATTCGTACTGGTGATAAGCCCCACAAGTGTCCCGAGTGCCCAGCAAAATTCAAGGATTTTAGCACTTTGACATGGCACATGTTTGTACATtctaaaaataatccaaacaagtGTCCCAAGTGCGAGAAGAAATTCAAGAAACCTATAGGTTTGAGACACCATCTGTTAATACATTCGGATGATAGGCCTCACGAGTGTCCTAAGTGTGAAAGAAAATTTAAAAACGATGGAACTTTGAGAcatcacatgttagtacattcagaaGATAGGCATCacgagtgtcctgagtgtgggaAAAGGTTCAAGGACCCTAGAATTTTGAAAAATCACCTGTTAGTACATTCAGAAGATAGGCCTCACGAGTGTCCGGAGTGTGAGAAAAGGTTCAAGTCCTCTGGAACGTTGAAACGACACCTGTTGGTACATTCTGATAAGCTTCACCAGTGTCCTGAGTGTGCAAGACAATTAAAAAACCATCACAATATGAAACGGCACATGTTACTACATATGAACGatgaacctcataagtgtcctgaTTGTGGCAAAAGTTACAGTTTTTGTGGAAATATGAAGAAACGTGTAAAAGTGAATACAGGTGATACGTCTCACAAGTGTGAGAAAAGTCAACTTACAAATATGAAGAGGCAGGAAAAGGTGCACTCTGATGATAGAGTTAATCGGTGCCCCAGCGAGCAACACGAAGCAGAAGAGGCATCAGTTCCACAAAATATGTTAGTGAAGTTTGAGAATGAATCTGATGAGTTTTCTAGAAGCAACAAGTGTAATGGAGTGGATGTTCATTGA